One window from the genome of Paenibacillus azoreducens encodes:
- a CDS encoding cupredoxin domain-containing protein, whose translation MKKSIAFILSCMLLLVLSACGEKNKESQAASGGVSDTGAAPSEEMVIKAKNFAFDKQEYHLKKGVPVKITFENEEGTHAVLIPGLELQLDQKHKSQVVTPEKAGIFEMTCSVYCGSGHSAMISKVIVDE comes from the coding sequence TTGAAAAAGTCCATTGCTTTTATTCTTTCCTGCATGCTTTTATTGGTTCTTTCCGCTTGCGGAGAAAAAAATAAAGAGTCTCAAGCCGCAAGCGGCGGAGTCAGCGACACAGGTGCCGCCCCCAGCGAGGAAATGGTCATCAAAGCGAAAAATTTTGCTTTTGATAAACAAGAATATCATCTTAAAAAAGGCGTTCCCGTCAAAATCACCTTCGAAAATGAGGAAGGCACCCACGCCGTGTTAATTCCAGGGCTTGAGCTGCAGCTCGATCAAAAACATAAATCCCAAGTAGTAACCCCTGAAAAAGCCGGTATCTTCGAGATGACCTGCTCCGTATATTGCGGCTCAGGGCATTCAGCCATGATCTCCAAAGTGATTGTGGACGAGTAA
- a CDS encoding phage holin family protein: protein MNFLGHVVRFIVSAIVLMIVGWIVPQFSVGGFWSALLLALVIALLGWAIEGIFGKRVTPFGRGIVGFIVSALVIYIAQFIVGGVSVTILGAVLAALVIGIIDLFIPVTPFNAAKDRK, encoded by the coding sequence ATGAATTTTCTGGGTCATGTCGTACGATTTATCGTTTCCGCGATTGTGCTTATGATTGTCGGCTGGATCGTTCCGCAATTCTCCGTCGGTGGTTTCTGGAGCGCTCTGCTGCTGGCTCTGGTCATTGCCCTGCTTGGCTGGGCTATTGAAGGAATCTTCGGCAAGAGAGTCACGCCGTTCGGTCGGGGCATTGTCGGTTTTATCGTCAGCGCGCTGGTCATATACATCGCCCAGTTTATCGTGGGTGGAGTCAGCGTCACGATTCTGGGGGCAGTGCTAGCCGCTCTCGTCATCGGAATCATCGACCTGTTCATTCCGGTAACGCCGTTCAACGCCGCCAAAGACCGCAAATAA